catcacagaaaataaataaaaattaaaaacatctCAAACTActtatcatttataatattttattatataatttaaactatattaaattaataatatataaaatataatataatataatttaaataaagattcCGGCAAAAATACTTGCGACATTATCAGCATTATATTTGCAAATTGCGGGTAAAGGAGATTAATGaatgtgtatttatataaatattttgatagcATTGTTACttactttttgtttaattcGTCTAACAAAATGACCTCATTTAagtatgtaattaattaactctCAAGTGTGAttagtattatattaaaattagggaTAACTACATTACCCTCCCCTGAGAttaggtgtaattacacgtaaactccatatggtttgagaaattacatctagcattcATGAGGTTTACTTCTGTCCAACCAATAAGTACCCTTATTagtctaaatttattaaattttcttatgttaatgaaaaagtttaatgaaaattgatgtttacCCTTAATTGACTCAATTGGGATTGGTGTATTGGGCATCATTgaccttttttatatttttcggGCCAAGTTTTGTTTGAGctatacatattaattttatttattcatgatcaataaaagttattttaccacgatatttaattcatagttattaaaattatagccCATAGCCATTTTTTATGTAGTGATATAGATAGATACATAGATAggtatatatttagaatatagATAATTAGTTATTAGTTATGGATAAAACTCTTCAGGGTAAATTAAAATGGACTCCCCTAAGATTTCCTTAATAACAAATACCACCTTATTTTCTGAATAATTACAAACACCCCCTAAAATTACGGATATCCTAACAAATATCCTCCTATAATGAGTTGTCACAAGGGGCATTTGTTAAAGTATTTGTAATCTTAGAATGGTATTTGTAAGTTTAGagtgtttgtaattttggcAAATATCAGAAGAGCCCATTGTAACTTACCCATcgttttattataatttattttcgttagaattctattttaattcaactaTGTAAGAATTTCACAACtattatataaaaactaattataaaattacttatttgtaaacaaaatataactattattatatgaaaaaggatataattaacatcataacaacaaaaaaaaaaaaaatacaacatgaCAAACTATTCACACCTCTCGAACAAAACCACCTTAAGATGCAttggctatatatatacaatgtAACTATGCTCAAGGAATGGGGGGTGGAGGTATCTATAATctccaaacaaacaagaacaagacaagaaatgataattatgctaaatagCCTTAAATGATCCTTAGAACTTTGACTCTAGACTATAAtcctatctatatatcttttacaaacatctttttacataattaatctATACTTATCAGCTAAGCTCAGAGCTCCATCTCAGTATGTCTTGTTAACAATTATAGCATCTTTCTCTATTTAGTTATCTGATCAAAGAAAGAGTAATGATACGCCATAGACAAGAACCTTTACCAGGTGGAGTTACAGAAATGCAGGGTTAAACCATCTCACCAGATCAACACCAAGGGCCAAGTAAACTCATACTTCCCCCTACACAACTGGAAGGAAGAGCAGTTGATGTGTGAGCTAATTTCCGATTAGGTTCTGAGGGTCTATATAGTTGCAGGAGTTCCTCTCTACTACTCTCTAGCTTGTGTCTTCACTCTTCATCTATCTCTATATTTGTTGCTCTCGCTCCTTTAGTGTCGTGCAATCGGACTCTTCAGACCGGTCATATCAATcttatctatatatagataCTTCTTAAGGGTACTACTAGCATATTTAAACGCTCCATTGTCCTCTTCATCCTTGGGAGGAGGAGCCTCCACGTTAGCCGTTGAAGCACTCTTGACAACTTCCGGCTCAGAAGGCTCATCTTTCCAGCCCATGAAATCCGAAAGTGTCATTGACGTAGGTGTTTCAGGGGCAGGACTTAACTTCTCTGCCTCTTCTTCAGGGTTTGGGGGGTTGCTTATCGTTGGTGAAGGCAGGGGGTCAGTAGGCTGCTCCACTTTAACCACAGCAAGTGATGGATTTTGAGCCACTGAATCAGCATATAGAACGTCTTCTATGCGGGACATCACCGTGTTGGCCAATGTTTCCAGTACCCTTGAGTAGCTCTCTAGGACAGACATACCTACATCCTATAGAATCAGATTGAAAACACAGTGAGCGATTGTAAGATTAAGAAGGATTGGAAGGGAAAACTCAATATTGGTCTCTTTTCCTACTCtgttaaattggattttgctTATGTCAAGTGAGGATTGAGGAAGTCCAGGGAACTGATGTTTTAACAGGAGCAAGATTGTCTCTGCTCTTTCTTCAAAAAGCTCTCTCTTCTCAGCGCTCACAGCTAAACCCCATCCAGATTTCGCATCCTTTTGGTGCATCTTCCGTTTCCATATCACGATAGAAGCCTCAATTCTGTTCTTGAGGTCAAGAACTTTGTGCTCGGACGAAAGGTCCATAGTTGATAGGAATTGCTGAGGATCGAAGAACTCAACAGTAATGCTTCTATAGATTAATTCTCCCAGGCTCGCTTTGCCATTCTACAAGAACAAAGATTATGTCAAATGTTTGAAGTATGAATATTCTAATAACAGATTTTTCCCACAGTCTGTCTACTTTTCACACACCCTGGGAAGGGATTCAATGTAGCTTTCTGGAATGTCTATATCAGAGAGTATTTGAGCATTTATAGCCATGGATGCTTTGAGCACTTGATTCACTgattccttttgtttttgcaGAAACTGACGCGACTCTTCAGACAGTCCATTTGGTGGAACCTTCACTGTGGGCAACCACCATTTGTCACCTCTTTGGACTCCTTTTTCAGATTCATCAGCATCTTTCGACACGTACCAGAAGTCGTGCTGATTCGTGAAATTATCTAGGGTGGCCTGTTCATCATCGTTACATCATAATTACACACTGTTTAGTTGAAATTTCACTGGGAGAATAATTGCGTTTGAGCAGATTCTTACGAGGAGCATTGCATCAAGCTTGCGTAAGGCTGGAATGTTCATGAGAAGGTCTTTCCTTTGCTGTGTCGTCATTATCTACCAAGCcacaaaaagatatatttggaACTGTCATCACTCACAAATGCTGAAAGCGTAAGAGTGACGAATGGGATGTTACCTCCATGCTTGTTCCATCTTTTGATTTCTGTTCAGAAGCAACAAATTCGACTATATAATCCGTGACTGATAAAAGCCAGCCGATTTCCTTCTTCCACCTTGCCTTCCTCTCTGGCGACATGGGCTCCAACTTCGACTGCTCTCCAAAAACCGAAGCTGCACGGTTTTGATAGAAACGGATACAT
This Sesamum indicum cultivar Zhongzhi No. 13 linkage group LG5, S_indicum_v1.0, whole genome shotgun sequence DNA region includes the following protein-coding sequences:
- the LOC105162086 gene encoding rop guanine nucleotide exchange factor 9, translated to MMVEPERCVEKSTFSKLHEMQEIDQASGMEGTDENIQVPLKSVDDAELQAAPEVVAVANGSMDKDPVPPPSNDGAKSGSAPKKKEVSEMDMMKERFAKLLLGEDMSGGGKGVSSALALSNAITNLAASVFGEQSKLEPMSPERKARWKKEIGWLLSVTDYIVEFVASEQKSKDGTSMEIMTTQQRKDLLMNIPALRKLDAMLLATLDNFTNQHDFWYVSKDADESEKGVQRGDKWWLPTVKVPPNGLSEESRQFLQKQKESVNQVLKASMAINAQILSDIDIPESYIESLPRNGKASLGELIYRSITVEFFDPQQFLSTMDLSSEHKVLDLKNRIEASIVIWKRKMHQKDAKSGWGLAVSAEKRELFEERAETILLLLKHQFPGLPQSSLDISKIQFNRDVGMSVLESYSRVLETLANTVMSRIEDVLYADSVAQNPSLAVVKVEQPTDPLPSPTISNPPNPEEEAEKLSPAPETPTSMTLSDFMGWKDEPSEPEVVKSASTANVEAPPPKDEEDNGAFKYASSTLKKYLYIDKIDMTGLKSPIARH